In a single window of the Streptomyces sp. NBC_00285 genome:
- the atzF gene encoding allophanate hydrolase yields MSATVTRVRAAYDRVEAVDRPEIWIDLRPREEVEREARTIDDRLEMGEQLPLGGRLFATKGNIDVAGLPTTAGCPSYAYHPEADAPVVARLRAAGAIVLGTTNLDQFATGLVGTRSPHGAVRNAYDPERVSGGSSSGSAVAVALGIVDFALGTDTAGSGRVPAAFNGIVGLKPTRGLVPTAGVVPACASLDCVTVFARTLPEAEQALSHMATGTAPSLPGRRPGPWRIAVAPREQLGELDEGWAQAYERTVARLRAAGASLRELDLTPFTEAAAMLYEGAFVAERYTAVGAFVDKAMAADDGSLDPTVAAIITRARDLPAHQLYADLDRLSALRTRALTELGDADALLLPTAPGHPTLAEVAADPLGANARLGRFTNSTNLFDLAAVAVPAGEVSGLPFGVMLIGPAHSDERLARIAGLVQPEALLAVVGAHLTGQPLNPQLLALGAHLDRTTTTAPVYRLHALRTTPPKPGLEHVGEGGAQIEVEIWRMPAAGLGRLLSTLPRPMALGSVQLADGTDVPGFLCEPSALTDAKDITSYEGWRPYLNAE; encoded by the coding sequence ATGTCCGCCACCGTCACCCGGGTCCGCGCCGCCTACGACCGCGTCGAGGCCGTGGACCGCCCCGAGATCTGGATCGACCTGCGCCCGCGGGAGGAGGTCGAGCGGGAAGCCCGGACGATCGACGACCGGCTCGAGATGGGCGAGCAACTCCCCCTCGGGGGCCGTCTGTTCGCCACCAAGGGCAACATCGACGTGGCCGGCCTGCCCACCACGGCGGGCTGTCCGTCGTACGCCTATCACCCCGAGGCCGATGCCCCGGTCGTCGCCCGTCTGCGCGCGGCGGGGGCGATCGTGCTCGGCACCACGAACCTGGACCAGTTCGCGACGGGCCTGGTCGGCACCCGCTCCCCGCACGGCGCGGTCCGCAACGCCTACGACCCCGAGCGGGTGAGCGGCGGTTCCAGCTCCGGCTCGGCGGTCGCCGTGGCCCTGGGCATCGTCGACTTCGCCCTCGGAACGGACACGGCGGGCTCGGGCCGGGTCCCGGCCGCCTTCAACGGCATCGTCGGTCTCAAGCCCACCCGCGGTCTGGTCCCCACCGCCGGAGTCGTCCCGGCCTGCGCCTCCCTCGACTGTGTGACGGTCTTCGCCCGCACCCTCCCGGAGGCGGAGCAGGCGCTGTCCCACATGGCGACGGGCACGGCCCCGTCTCTTCCCGGCCGCCGCCCCGGCCCCTGGCGGATCGCCGTCGCCCCGCGCGAGCAGCTGGGCGAACTGGACGAGGGCTGGGCACAGGCGTACGAGCGGACGGTGGCGCGACTGAGGGCAGCCGGCGCCTCGCTGCGCGAACTCGACCTCACGCCCTTCACCGAGGCGGCGGCAATGCTCTACGAGGGAGCGTTCGTGGCCGAGCGCTACACCGCCGTGGGAGCCTTTGTCGACAAGGCGATGGCAGCCGACGACGGCTCCCTCGACCCCACGGTCGCCGCCATCATCACCCGGGCCCGCGACCTGCCCGCCCACCAGCTCTACGCCGACCTGGACCGCCTGTCGGCCCTGCGCACCCGTGCCCTGACCGAACTGGGCGACGCGGACGCCCTCCTGCTCCCCACGGCCCCCGGTCACCCGACCCTCGCCGAGGTCGCCGCCGACCCCCTTGGCGCCAACGCCCGCCTGGGCCGCTTCACCAACTCCACGAACCTCTTCGACCTGGCCGCGGTCGCGGTCCCGGCCGGCGAGGTGAGCGGCCTCCCCTTCGGCGTGATGCTCATCGGCCCGGCCCACAGCGATGAACGCCTGGCGAGGATCGCGGGTCTGGTCCAGCCCGAGGCGCTGCTGGCGGTGGTGGGCGCCCACCTGACGGGCCAACCCCTGAACCCTCAACTCCTGGCCCTGGGCGCCCACCTGGACCGTACGACGACCACGGCCCCGGTGTACCGCCTGCACGCCCTGCGGACAACGCCGCCGAAGCCGGGTCTGGAACATGTGGGCGAGGGCGGCGCGCAGATCGAAGTGGAGATCTGGAGGATGCCCGCAGCGGGCCTCGGCCGGCTCCTTTCCACCCTCCCCCGCCCCATGGCGCTCGGCAGCGTGCAACTGGCCGACGGCACCGATGTACCCGGCTTCCTCTGCGAGCCCTCCGCCCTCACGGACGCCAAGGACATCACGTCGTACGAAGGCTGGCGGCCCTATCTGAACGCCGAGTAG
- a CDS encoding DEAD/DEAH box helicase — protein sequence MIVLLSVAPGTLESTMTEDLSPAERYAAARLRAAEQATSLADFREMYDFGLDPFQIDACKALEAGKGVLVAAPTGSGKTIVGEFAVHLALQQGKKCFYTTPIKALSNQKYADLSRRYGADKVGLLTGDNSVNSDAPVVVMTTEVLRNMLYAGSQTLLGLGYVVMDEVHYLSDRFRGAVWEEVIIHLPESVTLVSLSATVSNAEEFGDWLDTVRGDTQVIVSEHRPVPLFQHVLAGRRMYDLFEEGEGQKKAVNPDLTRLARMEAQRPSYQDRRRGRAMREADRERERRQRSKVWTPSRPEVIERLDAEGLLPAITFIFSRAACEAAVQQCLHAGLRLNDDEARGKVRELVEERTSSIPTEDLHVLGYYEWLEGLERGIAAHHAGMLPTFKEVVEELFVRGLVRAVFATETLALGINMPARSVVLEKLVKWNGEQHADITPGEYTQLTGRAGRRGIDVEGHAVVLWQRGSSPEHLAGLAGTRTYPLRSSFKPSYNMAVNLVEQFGRHRSRELLETSFAQFQADKSVVGISRQVQRNEEGIDGYKESMTCHLGDFEDYARLRRELKDRETELARQGVSERRAEAAVALEKLKPGDVIHVPTGKYAGLALVLDPGLPAGRSNGHRGFEHHDGPRPLVLTAERQVKRLASMDFPVPVEALERMRIPKSFNPRSPQSRRDLATALRTKAGHIPPERARKKRTQAADDREIARLRTAIRAHPCHGCNDREDHARWAERYHRLMRDTSQLERRIEGRTNTIARTFDRIVALLTELDYLRGDEVTEHGKRLARLYGELDLLASECLRAGVWEGLSPAELAACVSALVYEARVGDDAMAPKVPSGKAKASLGEMVRIWGRLDALEEDFGISQTEGVGQREPDLGFAWAAYMWADGKGLDEVLREAEMPAGDFVRWCKQVIDVLGQISAAAPVSGGDGASVARNARKAVDLLLRGVVAYSSVG from the coding sequence ATGATCGTCCTGTTGTCAGTGGCGCCCGGTACGCTCGAAAGCACGATGACAGAGGACCTCTCACCGGCCGAGCGGTACGCGGCAGCCCGCCTGCGGGCAGCCGAGCAGGCCACCTCGCTCGCGGACTTCCGCGAGATGTACGACTTCGGTCTCGATCCCTTCCAGATCGATGCCTGCAAGGCTCTCGAAGCGGGCAAGGGCGTGCTGGTGGCCGCCCCCACCGGCTCCGGCAAGACGATCGTCGGCGAGTTCGCCGTCCACCTCGCCCTCCAGCAGGGCAAGAAGTGTTTCTACACCACCCCCATCAAGGCGCTGTCGAACCAGAAGTACGCAGACCTGAGCCGCCGTTACGGCGCGGACAAGGTCGGCCTGCTCACCGGTGACAACAGCGTCAACTCCGACGCCCCCGTGGTCGTGATGACCACCGAGGTACTGCGGAACATGCTCTACGCGGGCTCGCAGACCCTCCTCGGCCTCGGATACGTGGTGATGGACGAGGTGCACTACCTCTCCGACCGCTTCCGGGGCGCCGTATGGGAAGAGGTGATCATCCACCTCCCCGAGTCGGTGACCCTGGTGTCCTTGTCGGCAACGGTGTCCAACGCCGAGGAGTTCGGCGACTGGCTCGACACCGTCCGCGGCGACACCCAGGTGATCGTCTCCGAGCACCGGCCCGTGCCGCTGTTCCAGCACGTGCTCGCCGGGCGGCGGATGTACGACCTGTTCGAGGAGGGCGAGGGCCAGAAGAAGGCCGTCAACCCCGACCTCACGCGGCTGGCCCGGATGGAGGCCCAGCGGCCGTCCTACCAGGACCGCAGACGCGGCCGCGCGATGCGCGAGGCCGACCGTGAGCGCGAGCGCCGGCAGCGGTCCAAGGTGTGGACACCGAGCCGGCCCGAGGTCATCGAGCGGCTGGACGCCGAAGGGCTGCTGCCCGCCATCACGTTCATCTTCAGCCGCGCCGCCTGCGAGGCGGCCGTCCAGCAGTGCCTGCACGCGGGACTGCGGCTGAACGACGACGAGGCGCGCGGCAAGGTGCGCGAACTCGTCGAGGAGCGCACCTCGTCCATCCCGACCGAGGACCTGCACGTCCTCGGGTACTACGAGTGGCTGGAAGGCCTGGAGCGCGGCATCGCGGCCCACCACGCGGGCATGCTGCCGACCTTCAAGGAGGTCGTCGAGGAACTCTTCGTGCGCGGTCTGGTGAGGGCCGTGTTCGCGACCGAGACCCTGGCGCTGGGCATCAACATGCCCGCCCGCTCGGTGGTGCTGGAGAAGCTCGTCAAGTGGAACGGCGAACAGCACGCCGACATCACTCCCGGCGAGTACACGCAGTTGACGGGGCGGGCGGGCCGACGGGGCATCGACGTCGAAGGACACGCCGTCGTGCTCTGGCAGCGCGGAAGCAGCCCCGAGCACCTCGCGGGGCTGGCCGGCACACGCACGTACCCGCTGCGCTCCAGCTTCAAGCCGTCGTACAACATGGCGGTCAACCTGGTCGAGCAGTTCGGCCGACACCGCTCGCGCGAGCTCCTCGAAACGTCCTTCGCACAGTTCCAGGCCGACAAGTCGGTCGTCGGGATCTCGCGGCAGGTGCAGCGCAACGAGGAGGGAATAGACGGCTACAAGGAGTCCATGACCTGCCACCTCGGCGACTTCGAGGACTACGCGCGGCTGCGGCGCGAGCTCAAGGACCGGGAGACGGAGCTGGCCCGGCAGGGAGTGTCGGAGCGGCGGGCCGAGGCGGCCGTCGCGCTGGAGAAGCTCAAGCCGGGTGACGTCATCCATGTACCGACGGGCAAGTACGCCGGTCTCGCACTGGTGCTGGATCCGGGGCTGCCCGCCGGGCGCTCCAACGGCCACCGGGGCTTCGAGCACCACGACGGGCCGAGGCCCCTGGTGCTGACCGCCGAACGGCAGGTCAAGCGGCTCGCCTCGATGGACTTCCCGGTGCCGGTCGAGGCGTTGGAGCGGATGCGGATCCCGAAGTCCTTCAACCCGCGCTCACCGCAGTCCCGTCGGGACCTGGCCACCGCTCTCCGTACCAAGGCCGGGCACATCCCGCCGGAGCGGGCCCGCAAGAAGCGTACCCAGGCGGCCGACGACCGGGAGATCGCCCGGCTGCGGACGGCGATCCGTGCGCATCCCTGCCATGGGTGCAACGACCGGGAGGACCACGCCCGTTGGGCCGAGCGGTATCACCGGCTGATGCGGGACACCTCGCAGCTGGAGCGGCGCATCGAGGGCCGGACGAACACCATCGCCCGCACCTTCGACCGGATCGTCGCGCTGCTGACCGAGCTGGACTATCTGCGGGGCGACGAGGTCACCGAGCACGGCAAGCGGCTGGCCCGGTTGTACGGCGAACTCGACCTGCTGGCCAGTGAATGCCTGCGGGCGGGCGTCTGGGAGGGGCTTTCCCCTGCCGAACTGGCCGCGTGCGTGTCGGCGTTGGTGTACGAGGCCCGAGTGGGCGACGACGCCATGGCGCCCAAGGTGCCGTCCGGCAAGGCGAAGGCCTCGCTCGGTGAGATGGTGCGGATCTGGGGGCGGCTGGATGCCCTGGAGGAGGACTTCGGGATCAGCCAGACCGAGGGGGTCGGGCAGCGGGAGCCGGATCTCGGGTTCGCCTGGGCCGCGTACATGTGGGCCGACGGCAAGGGGCTCGACGAGGTGCTGCGGGAGGCGGAGATGCCTGCCGGTGACTTCGTGCGGTGGTGCAAGCAGGTGATCGACGTCCTGGGACAGATCTCCGCGGCGGCTCCGGTGTCCGGGGGTGACGGGGCTTCCGTCGCGAGGAACGCGCGCAAGGCGGTCGATCTGTTGCTGCGGGGGGTTGTCGCCTACTCGTCGGTGGGGTGA
- the tatC gene encoding twin-arginine translocase subunit TatC, with protein MLKSARKEEKDPEGRMPLAEHLRELRNRLAKAMLAIVAITVVAAFFYNDIINLITKPILDSVGCDKSFSELARATKSTKPCAEITINGLLTPFTLALKVSLMAGVVAASPVWLYQLWAFIAPGLHRHERKYAYAFVGTGAPLFMVGAYFAYSVLPTTAKVLIGFTPGDATNLLPLDDLLDLVLRMVLVFGLSFELPLLLVFLNLIGMITGKRMLGWWRGMIMGITVFAAVATPSTDPLTMLALAAPIWILYFCAVVFSLVNDKRRHRRASEGPDDDEASDLDLTPDEIGEVETVSASRALPEQSGTDRVNGYDDVT; from the coding sequence TTGCTCAAGTCTGCCCGCAAAGAGGAGAAGGATCCCGAGGGGCGGATGCCCCTCGCGGAGCACCTTCGTGAGCTCCGCAACCGGCTTGCGAAGGCGATGCTGGCCATCGTCGCCATCACGGTCGTCGCCGCCTTCTTCTACAACGACATCATCAACTTGATCACCAAGCCGATCCTCGACTCGGTCGGCTGTGACAAGTCCTTCTCGGAACTGGCCCGGGCGACGAAGTCGACCAAGCCGTGCGCCGAGATCACGATCAACGGCCTTCTCACGCCCTTCACGCTGGCCCTGAAGGTGTCGCTGATGGCCGGCGTCGTCGCGGCCTCCCCGGTCTGGCTCTACCAGCTGTGGGCCTTCATCGCGCCCGGTCTGCACCGGCACGAGCGGAAGTACGCCTACGCCTTCGTCGGCACGGGTGCCCCGCTCTTCATGGTCGGTGCCTACTTCGCCTACTCGGTCCTGCCGACCACGGCGAAGGTGCTCATCGGCTTCACCCCGGGCGACGCCACCAACCTGTTGCCCCTGGACGACCTGCTCGACCTCGTCCTGCGCATGGTGCTGGTCTTCGGCCTCTCCTTCGAGCTGCCTCTGCTGCTGGTCTTCCTCAACCTCATCGGGATGATCACCGGCAAGCGGATGCTCGGCTGGTGGCGCGGCATGATCATGGGCATCACGGTGTTCGCGGCCGTCGCCACGCCCAGCACCGACCCGCTGACCATGCTGGCCCTGGCCGCACCGATCTGGATCCTGTATTTCTGCGCGGTCGTCTTCTCCCTGGTCAACGACAAGCGCAGGCACCGTCGTGCGTCCGAGGGGCCCGACGACGACGAGGCCTCCGACCTGGACCTCACCCCCGACGAGATCGGCGAGGTCGAGACCGTCTCCGCGAGCCGGGCCCTGCCCGAACAGTCGGGAACGGACCGGGTCAACGGCTACGACGACGTGACCTGA
- the tatA gene encoding Sec-independent protein translocase subunit TatA — translation MFGRLGAPEIILILVVVILLFGAKKLPDMARSLGKSARILKSEAKAMKEEGSSTATPAGPPNTDEQNPAQRTIQAAPGDVTSSRPVTEPTDTTKR, via the coding sequence ATGTTCGGAAGGCTCGGCGCCCCCGAGATCATTCTCATCCTCGTCGTCGTCATCCTGCTGTTCGGCGCGAAGAAGCTTCCCGACATGGCGCGCTCGCTCGGCAAGTCCGCTCGCATCCTCAAGAGCGAGGCCAAGGCGATGAAGGAAGAGGGCAGCAGCACGGCCACTCCGGCCGGCCCGCCCAACACCGACGAGCAGAACCCGGCTCAGCGCACCATCCAGGCCGCCCCCGGCGACGTGACGAGCTCGCGCCCGGTCACCGAGCCGACGGACACGACCAAGCGCTGA
- a CDS encoding helix-turn-helix transcriptional regulator, with the protein MAGKPVRPTNAIDQTRRMLSLVTYLKERPGARVEDVARAFGITEDELVSDLDVLPMCGTSFRGGDLLDIDTDGERIWWHNPDDVAEPLRLAADEATALLVAARAVSTLPGLRESDRQALLRATAKVETAAGETAVASARLSVTFESEGGVFADVDRAISERRRLWIRYYSPARDEVTEREIDPIRLVSVGHTYVEAWCRRSEARRTFRLDRVAEIKILDEASAPPEIELRDLSEGLVQPAAEDPEVVVEVGPGGRWVAEYYPHDSADELSDGGLRITLRTPEPASLRRLGLRLGRDGRIVSPPDLADSARLAAREALAAYDGVEAQDPPRARAQDGRHDRQEQEL; encoded by the coding sequence GTGGCAGGCAAACCGGTCAGGCCCACGAATGCCATCGACCAGACCCGGCGGATGCTCTCGCTGGTGACCTATCTCAAGGAGCGACCCGGAGCCCGGGTCGAGGACGTCGCCCGTGCCTTCGGGATCACCGAGGACGAGCTGGTCTCCGACCTCGATGTGCTGCCCATGTGCGGCACCAGTTTCCGCGGCGGCGATCTGCTCGACATCGACACCGACGGCGAGCGGATCTGGTGGCACAACCCCGACGACGTGGCGGAGCCGCTCCGGCTCGCCGCCGACGAGGCGACCGCGCTGCTGGTGGCCGCCCGCGCGGTGTCCACCCTGCCTGGCCTGCGGGAGAGCGACCGGCAGGCACTGCTGCGGGCCACCGCCAAGGTGGAGACGGCGGCCGGTGAGACCGCCGTCGCCAGTGCGCGGCTGTCGGTGACCTTCGAGTCCGAGGGCGGTGTCTTCGCGGACGTCGACCGGGCCATCTCCGAGCGGCGCCGCCTGTGGATCCGCTACTACTCGCCCGCCCGCGACGAGGTCACCGAACGCGAGATCGACCCGATTCGCCTGGTCAGCGTCGGTCACACCTACGTGGAGGCCTGGTGCCGCCGCTCCGAGGCACGCCGCACCTTCAGGCTCGACCGGGTCGCCGAGATCAAGATCCTCGACGAAGCGTCCGCGCCGCCCGAGATCGAGCTCAGGGACCTGTCCGAGGGGCTCGTGCAGCCCGCCGCCGAGGACCCCGAGGTGGTCGTCGAGGTGGGGCCGGGCGGCCGCTGGGTCGCGGAATACTACCCGCACGACAGTGCGGATGAGCTTTCCGACGGCGGGCTGCGTATTACCCTCCGCACCCCCGAGCCTGCGTCGCTGAGGCGGCTGGGGCTCCGGCTCGGCCGCGACGGCCGTATCGTCTCGCCGCCGGACCTCGCCGACAGCGCGCGCCTGGCGGCCCGTGAGGCGCTGGCGGCGTACGACGGTGTCGAGGCGCAGGATCCCCCGCGGGCCCGGGCCCAGGACGGTCGGCACGACAGGCAGGAGCAGGAGCTTTGA
- a CDS encoding helix-turn-helix transcriptional regulator: MAIAKAERLMNLALCLLGTRRPLSKRELRESIEAYLEANSDDSFNRMFERDKDDLRELGLVIETVENLDGEVGYLARRDSNRLPPITLDAEEAAALGLAAKVWQQARLAGAASGALQKLRAAGLPEDVDPYGAHGALEPRIPVHEASFEPLMLACRDRRPVVFDYRKATAVRPEPRHVEPWALECWRGHWYLAGFDRDRGAERVFRLSRITGKVRSRGGPFTVPVPDVVTVRETVASWAGETADRSARIRLRTGAGYPLRAKAASVRELGDGWDELEIPYGHGLDAWLVEFGPDVVVLEPAELRADVVDRLRAVAKG; encoded by the coding sequence ATGGCCATTGCCAAGGCCGAGCGGCTGATGAACCTGGCGCTGTGTCTGCTCGGGACGCGCCGGCCGCTCAGCAAGCGCGAGCTCCGTGAGTCCATCGAGGCCTATCTGGAAGCGAACTCGGACGACAGCTTCAACCGGATGTTCGAGCGCGACAAGGACGATCTGCGCGAACTCGGGCTCGTCATCGAGACCGTGGAGAACCTGGACGGCGAAGTCGGCTATCTCGCGCGGCGCGACAGCAACAGGCTGCCGCCCATCACTCTCGACGCCGAGGAGGCCGCCGCCCTGGGGCTGGCCGCCAAGGTGTGGCAGCAGGCCCGGCTGGCCGGTGCCGCCAGTGGCGCTCTGCAGAAGCTGCGCGCGGCGGGGCTGCCCGAGGACGTCGACCCGTACGGGGCGCACGGCGCCCTGGAGCCCCGTATCCCGGTGCACGAGGCGTCGTTCGAGCCGCTGATGCTGGCCTGCCGGGACCGTCGCCCGGTCGTCTTCGACTACCGCAAGGCCACCGCCGTCCGTCCCGAGCCCCGGCACGTCGAGCCGTGGGCGCTGGAGTGCTGGCGCGGCCACTGGTACCTGGCCGGCTTCGACCGGGACCGGGGCGCGGAGCGGGTGTTCCGGCTCTCCCGGATCACCGGGAAGGTGCGTTCGCGCGGCGGGCCCTTCACGGTCCCGGTCCCCGATGTCGTGACGGTCCGTGAGACCGTCGCGAGCTGGGCGGGCGAGACCGCCGACCGCAGCGCGCGGATCCGGCTGCGCACCGGCGCCGGATACCCCCTGCGGGCCAAGGCCGCCTCGGTACGGGAACTGGGCGACGGCTGGGACGAGTTGGAGATTCCGTACGGCCACGGCCTGGACGCCTGGCTGGTGGAGTTCGGCCCTGACGTGGTGGTCCTGGAGCCCGCCGAACTGCGGGCCGACGTGGTGGACCGGCTGCGCGCCGTGGCCAAGGGCTGA
- a CDS encoding FKBP-type peptidyl-prolyl cis-trans isomerase codes for MSIDKPEIDFPGGEPPADLEIKDIWEGDGEVAKSGQTVTVHYVGVSFSTGEEFDASWNRGQPFRFPLGGGRVIKGWDQGVQGMKVGGRRQLTIPAHLAYGNQSPTPAIKAGETLIFVVDLVGV; via the coding sequence GTGAGCATCGACAAGCCCGAGATCGACTTCCCGGGCGGCGAGCCCCCGGCCGACCTGGAGATCAAGGACATCTGGGAGGGCGACGGCGAGGTCGCGAAGTCCGGCCAGACCGTCACCGTCCACTACGTGGGCGTCTCCTTCAGCACCGGTGAGGAGTTCGACGCCAGCTGGAACCGCGGTCAGCCGTTCCGCTTCCCGCTGGGCGGCGGCCGGGTCATCAAGGGCTGGGACCAGGGCGTGCAGGGCATGAAGGTCGGTGGTCGCCGACAGCTGACCATCCCCGCCCACCTCGCCTACGGCAACCAGAGCCCGACTCCGGCGATCAAGGCAGGGGAGACCCTGATCTTCGTGGTCGACCTGGTCGGCGTCTGA
- a CDS encoding FKBP-type peptidyl-prolyl cis-trans isomerase, whose product MRRRSLLIAVPAGLATLAACGDDKSDSSKASDSASPSASSSGTPAPPAPKVVDGPLPAITAGAKLGEKPTVAKGSGTPSDKLAVKTVVAGNGTTVAEGDYIQAHYLGQIYATAKVFDNSYDRKTPLVIQLAPNSIIDGWRYALPGKKAGSRVEFSIPPTWGYGKEGNTQAGIKGTDTLVFVVDIQDTFNAKSSAKGKTVAQSDAKLPKVGTNTDGKAPSIEIPKGDAPTKLVSEYVIEGDGDKVAADSTLLVQYKGVVWDSGKEFDSTYGRKQLASFSLQQVVKGWAQGLTGKKVGSRVLISIPPKLGYGDNPPAGSGIEKDSTLVFTVDILAKM is encoded by the coding sequence GTGCGCCGACGCTCACTGCTCATTGCCGTACCCGCAGGACTTGCCACACTCGCCGCGTGCGGCGACGACAAGTCCGACTCGAGTAAGGCGAGCGACAGTGCGTCGCCCTCGGCCTCGTCGTCCGGCACCCCGGCGCCGCCTGCGCCGAAGGTCGTCGACGGGCCGCTGCCGGCGATCACCGCGGGCGCGAAGCTCGGTGAGAAGCCGACCGTCGCCAAGGGCAGCGGCACCCCGTCCGACAAGCTCGCGGTCAAGACGGTCGTCGCGGGCAACGGAACCACGGTCGCCGAGGGCGACTACATCCAGGCCCACTACCTCGGTCAGATCTACGCCACGGCGAAGGTCTTCGACAACTCCTACGACCGCAAGACGCCGTTGGTCATCCAGCTCGCGCCGAACAGCATCATCGACGGCTGGCGGTACGCCCTGCCGGGCAAGAAGGCCGGCAGCCGCGTCGAGTTCTCCATCCCGCCCACCTGGGGGTACGGCAAGGAGGGCAACACGCAGGCGGGTATCAAGGGCACCGACACGCTGGTGTTCGTCGTCGACATCCAGGACACGTTCAACGCGAAGAGCTCCGCCAAGGGCAAGACCGTGGCGCAGAGCGACGCGAAGCTGCCCAAGGTCGGTACGAACACCGACGGCAAGGCTCCCTCCATCGAGATCCCCAAGGGGGACGCGCCCACCAAGCTGGTGTCGGAGTACGTCATCGAGGGCGACGGCGACAAGGTGGCGGCCGACAGCACGCTGCTCGTGCAGTACAAGGGCGTGGTGTGGGACTCCGGCAAGGAGTTCGATTCGACGTACGGCCGCAAGCAGCTGGCGTCGTTCTCGCTCCAGCAGGTCGTCAAGGGTTGGGCGCAGGGCCTCACCGGCAAGAAGGTCGGCAGCCGGGTGCTCATCTCCATCCCGCCGAAGCTGGGCTACGGCGACAACCCGCCGGCGGGCAGCGGCATCGAGAAGGACTCCACGCTGGTCTTCACCGTGGACATCCTGGCGAAGATGTGA
- the pafA gene encoding Pup--protein ligase produces the protein MDRRIFGLENEYGVTCTFRGQRRLSPDEVARYLFRRVVSWGRSSNVFLRNGARLYLDVGSHPEYATPECDNVTELVTHDKAGERILEGLLVDAERRLHEEGIAGDVYLFKNNTDSAGNSYGCHENYLVARHGEFSRLADILIPFLVTRQLLCGAGKVLQTPRGAVYCVSQRAEHIWEGVSSATTRSRPIINTRDEPHADAERYRRLHVIVGDSNMSETTMLLKVGATDLVLRMIEAGTVMRDLTLENPIRAIREVSHDITGRRKVRLASGREASALEVQREYYEKAVDFVERRGIRTGNVDQVLELWGRVLDSIEAEDLDRIGTEIDWVMKYKLIERYRAKHNMTMSHPRVAQIDLAYHDIHRRRGLYYLLERKGQAARICNDLKIFEGKSVPPQTTRARLRGDFIRRAQEQRRDFTVDWVHLKLNDQAQRTVLCKDPFRSVDDRVEKLIAGM, from the coding sequence ATGGACCGCCGCATTTTCGGGCTGGAGAACGAGTACGGCGTCACGTGTACGTTCAGGGGACAGCGTCGGCTGTCTCCCGACGAGGTGGCGCGGTACCTCTTCCGCCGTGTCGTGTCATGGGGCCGCAGCAGCAATGTCTTTCTGCGAAACGGCGCCCGCCTCTATCTCGACGTCGGGTCACATCCGGAATACGCCACACCCGAATGTGACAACGTGACCGAACTGGTCACGCACGACAAAGCAGGCGAGCGCATTCTCGAAGGACTCCTGGTGGACGCCGAACGACGCCTGCACGAGGAAGGAATCGCGGGCGACGTCTACCTCTTCAAGAACAACACGGACTCGGCCGGGAACTCCTACGGCTGCCACGAGAACTACCTCGTCGCACGCCACGGGGAGTTCTCCCGGCTCGCGGACATTCTCATTCCGTTCCTGGTCACCAGGCAGCTTCTCTGCGGCGCCGGCAAGGTGTTGCAGACCCCGCGGGGCGCGGTGTACTGCGTCAGTCAGCGGGCCGAGCACATCTGGGAGGGCGTCTCCTCGGCGACGACCCGTTCCCGGCCGATCATCAACACCCGCGACGAACCCCACGCGGATGCCGAGCGCTACCGCCGACTGCATGTGATCGTGGGCGACTCGAACATGTCCGAAACGACCATGCTGCTCAAGGTCGGCGCGACCGATCTGGTGCTGCGCATGATCGAGGCGGGCACCGTGATGCGCGACCTGACCCTGGAGAACCCGATCCGGGCGATCCGCGAGGTCAGCCATGACATCACGGGTCGGCGCAAGGTGCGTCTGGCCAGCGGTCGTGAGGCCTCCGCGCTGGAGGTGCAGCGCGAGTACTACGAGAAGGCCGTGGACTTTGTCGAGCGGCGTGGTATCCGCACCGGCAACGTCGACCAGGTCCTGGAGCTGTGGGGCCGCGTGTTGGACTCGATCGAGGCCGAGGACCTCGACCGGATCGGCACCGAGATCGACTGGGTCATGAAGTACAAGCTCATCGAGCGGTACCGGGCCAAGCACAACATGACCATGTCCCACCCGCGGGTCGCGCAGATCGACCTCGCGTATCACGACATTCACCGCCGTCGTGGTCTCTACTACCTTCTGGAGAGGAAGGGCCAAGCCGCCCGTATCTGCAACGACTTGAAGATCTTCGAAGGCAAGTCGGTTCCGCCGCAGACGACTCGGGCCCGGTTGCGCGGTGACTTCATCCGCAGGGCGCAGGAACAGCGCAGGGACTTCACCGTCGACTGGGTGCACCTGAAGCTCAACGACCAGGCGCAGCGCACGGTGTTGTGCAAGGACCCGTTCCGTTCGGTCGACGACCGGGTCGAGAAACTGATCGCCGGTATGTGA